The sequence ATACCACATGACATTCCCATACTTGAGGAGGCAAGGCGCCTCAATATCCCCATTGTTGGTGAGGCTTGCCTTGGAGTAAGCCTTTGGAAGGGGCCAAAGATAGGTATTACCGGAACTAATGGTAAGACTACTGTAACCACCCTTGTGGGACAGATGTTGAAAGAGTCTGGTGTCCCAGTCTTTGTTGGGGGAAATATTGGTAATCCAATACTGGAACAGGTGGATTCCGTTCCTCCAGGCACAGTACTGGTTGCTGAGATTAGCAGTTTTCAGTTAGACCTTTTTCCATGGGAACGGGATAGTTATCAATTACCGCAACCAGTTTTCGATGTGGCGGTCCTCCTCAATGTTGCCCAGGATCACCTGGAACGATATGAGGACTTTGACGCATACGCCAAGAGCAAGGCTAGGATATTTCAGTTTCAGGACAGATCGGGGTGGGCCATAACAGGAGAAGATGAACTGGCACTGTTGAAGGGGCTAGGTGTGGTGCCTAAGGCAAGGACAATAGTGATTAAGTCCTCTAGTCTAGGCCCAAAGACCTCAGTGCTCACGATTATGTGGCCAGAGGGTGGGGAAGAAGACTATGACCTCAGTAAGGTCAATTTGCCAGGAGAACACAACATCTCTAACCTATATGCAGCCATTACCGCATCCAGGTTAATGGGGGCGAAGATTTCGGTTATTCAAAGGGTTATAGAGAGATTTAAACTCCCTAAAAGCAGGCTTGAATTGGTGAAAACAGTAAAGGGTGTGAAGTTTATTAATGATTCTAAGGCGACGAATCTCCACGCCACCCTGGCCGCTATTAGATCTATTGATGCACCAATAGTTTTAATAGCCGGAGGCCTAGGAAAGGGACAGGACTTCAGTCTATTAAGGGAACAAAACGTTCAAAATAGAGTAAAGGCGGCAGTACTAATGGGGAGTTCAGCAGAAGATCTGAAGCGTAGTTTAGGCAACGTGCCTTGTTTTTTGGTCAATGGGAAAGGTGATGGATGGCAGAAGATGGAAGAGGCAGTGAAACTTGCCTTTTCAAAAGCTGAAGATGGGGATGTGGTGCTATTGTCCCCAGCGTGTGCAAGTTTCGACCTTTTTGGCGGATATGAAGAAAGGGGTGAGGCCTTTAGAGATGCAGTCAAACGGCTCTAACCCCATTACAATCAATCCTTTTACTGGTAGCCCTGGCATGCTGTTTCAGATGCGTTACGGAGACTGCGAAGGCACAATGTCTAGCCATAGAGCACCCGACAGCAATGCAGATGGGCTGGGCGGTGATCGTTTGTCAAATAGGCTTAACGTGGCCGTGGCAGGTGGCGGGACCGGAGGACATATCTTTCCTGGTGTCGCCATTCTAAGAGCGCTCGAGGCCTTGAGACCTCTCAATATCCTATGGATAGGAACTGGAAAAGAAGTGGAAAGACAGATCCTTGAATCGTTGACTATAGAGTATACAGAACTCAAGGTCCGGCCATTTCACGGAGCTGGATTGGGTAGTTTGATTAGGGCAATTACAACGCTACCCATTTCTATATCGAGGGCCCGTTCCATTTTGAAGGATTTCAATCCCAATGTAGTCCTTGGTATCGGTGGATATGTGGCGGGTCCAGTCATGATCGCTGCGAGAAGCCTCAATATACCACTTGTGATTCATGAACAAAATGTCATACCAGGCCTTACAAATCGTCTTGGAGCCAGATTTGCTCAAAAGATATTCATTAGTTTCAAGGGATCGCAGAGTTGGTTCCCTGGGGGCAAATCAATACTTACTGGAAACCCCGTTAGAGAGGAGTTTTTAAAACTCAATAAACACGATGATGGCAAAGAGTATGCTTCAAGGCCAAAACACATACTGGTGATTGGCGGCAGTCAAGGGGCCAGGGCCATAAACAGGCTAGCCACATGTGCTTTAGCTATCCTTGCCAAATCAGGAATAGATCTGGAAGTCATTCATCAGACCGGTAAACAGGACCAGGAATATACTAGAAGGGTGTATAGAGAAGCTGGAATCAAGGCATCGGTATATGGATTCATCAATGATATGGCCAGTGCCTATGCCTGGGCAGATCTCGTGGTTTCTAGGGCAGGTGCTGGCACTTGTGCCGAGCTTTCAGTTACGGGGACACCGTCTATATTGATACCTTATCCTCATGCTGCCTCTAGCCACCAGGAGGCAAATGCCAAGGAGCTTGAAAGCTGTGGTGCATCTATTACATTCCGCGAAAACGAGGTGGGTCCAGAAAGACTTGCTTCAACAATTCAGGCCCTGTTGTTAGATACTGAAAGGCTGAGCCAGATGAGGCAGGCTGCGAGATCCATTGCGCAGCCATACGCAGCGAAGACCATTGCAGAGCAAATTCTGAAGATTGTGGAGGAAGCGTAATTAGGATGTACAGAAAGATTAGGAAACATCATATACATTTTGTAGGTATCGGCGGAATTGGAATGAGCGCTATTGCCAGCGTGTTGTTGGAACTGGGCTATAAGGTCTCTGGATCGGATATTAGGCATTCGTCTACGATCCAGAGGTTAGTCAAACTGGGCGCTCATATTTCTATTGGACACAAACCAGAGAATGTACACGGAGCAGACGTAGTAGTTACCTCCAGTGCTGTCTCAAAACAAAACCCTGAAGTATTGGAGGCAATGCGTGTTCAGATCCCCATCATCCCAAGGGCGCAGATGTTGGCAGAACTCATGCGTCTCAAGAGATTTGGTGTGGCAGTTTCAGGTACCCACGGTAAGACATCAACGACCTCAATGATTGGTGCTGTTCTTGAGGCAGCAAATATTGATCCAACCCTCATTATTGGAGGGCAGGTGAAGTCCCTGGGGACCAATGCCAGATGGGGAAGGGGTGAATTTTTAGTTGCTGAGGCAGATGAAAGTGACGGAAGTTTTCTATATCTCACCCCTTCGATTGCAGTAGTGACCAATATCGAAGAAGAACACCTGGATTATTATAAAGACCTTGAGCACATCAAACAGACATTTACTAACTTTTTGAAAAAGGTCCCTTTTTACGGAGCTGCAATAATCTGTGGGGATGATCCGAATCTCCTGGAATGTGCAAAATTTATCAAGAAACGCACTATAACTTATGGTGTATCAGAGGGTAACTATATCCAGGCAAAGAATATCCAATACAAAGGCTATGGTTCAAGTTTTGAAGTGTGGAAAGATAATGAGTTTCTCGGAGACATCACCCTCAAGGTCCCAGGTCTACATAATGTGAGGAACAGCCTTGCAGCCATAGGGGTTGGCCTTGAATTAGAATTACCCTTTGAGGTCATACGCAGTGGTCTTGAACGCTATAGAGGAGTGGGTAGGCGCTTTGAGATCCTGCTGGATACTGAAGAACTGACACTTGTTGATGACTATGCACATCATCCAACAGAGATTCAGGCCACTCTCAAGGCAGCAAGGGCATGTTTTCCAGGAAGGCGGCTGGTAGTCCTATTTGAACCCCATCGATACAGTAGGACCTTGGCATTGATGGACGCATTTCAAACGTGTTTTGATGAAGCAGATAGGTTGTATTTGACTGAAATTTATCCAGCAAGTGAGAAACCCATTGTAGGTATAACAGGAAGACGGTTGGCCTCTACAATCCAACAGAAATGGGGTGGTGAGGTCCAGTTTGTCCAAGATCCTTTTTTGCTACCGGAAAAGGTCATGGAAGATATTAAGCCAGGAGATGTGATTCTAACTCTTGGCGCAGGAAACATGGGCAAGATTGGAAAGACGATTGCGGAGCTTGTAAATGAACAAAAGGCCATCAAGGCAACTATTTGAAAAAATATATACCCAGTTAAAGGGCATTCCAGATATTTGGGTGAAGAGGGATAGCAATCTCTCTTCGCTAACAACCTTCAAGATTGGAGGTGATGCAAGACTTTGGATTGCGCCCCTATCTGTGGATGCCTTGGTATCGTGCCTTGGGCTGCTAAAAGACAATGAGATTGACTTTCACATTCTAGGTGGGGGTAGCAATGTAATCATCTCTGACCATGGTGTTGATTGCGTTTTAGATACCAGGGGACTTGCCTGGATCAAGAGCATAGGTGAAGGACAGTATGAAGTGGGGGCTGGATTCTCCCTTAAAAGATTAGTTGCCCTTTCAGTTAAGAATGGGTTAAGCGGCTGCGAGGGGCTTGCCGGCATCCCCGGGAGTGTAGGTGGGGCAATTGCAATGAATGCTGGGGGAAAAAA comes from Dissulfuribacter thermophilus and encodes:
- the murG gene encoding undecaprenyldiphospho-muramoylpentapeptide beta-N-acetylglucosaminyltransferase, whose amino-acid sequence is MKKGVRPLEMQSNGSNPITINPFTGSPGMLFQMRYGDCEGTMSSHRAPDSNADGLGGDRLSNRLNVAVAGGGTGGHIFPGVAILRALEALRPLNILWIGTGKEVERQILESLTIEYTELKVRPFHGAGLGSLIRAITTLPISISRARSILKDFNPNVVLGIGGYVAGPVMIAARSLNIPLVIHEQNVIPGLTNRLGARFAQKIFISFKGSQSWFPGGKSILTGNPVREEFLKLNKHDDGKEYASRPKHILVIGGSQGARAINRLATCALAILAKSGIDLEVIHQTGKQDQEYTRRVYREAGIKASVYGFINDMASAYAWADLVVSRAGAGTCAELSVTGTPSILIPYPHAASSHQEANAKELESCGASITFRENEVGPERLASTIQALLLDTERLSQMRQAARSIAQPYAAKTIAEQILKIVEEA
- the murD gene encoding UDP-N-acetylmuramoyl-L-alanine--D-glutamate ligase, whose translation is MNRRRAMKKLAVLGIGKSGISAARWAVKMDFECVLSDKRPKDQWPKDLLEWCEAKGVVVDFGEHSEDKILTSDVICPSPGIPHDIPILEEARRLNIPIVGEACLGVSLWKGPKIGITGTNGKTTVTTLVGQMLKESGVPVFVGGNIGNPILEQVDSVPPGTVLVAEISSFQLDLFPWERDSYQLPQPVFDVAVLLNVAQDHLERYEDFDAYAKSKARIFQFQDRSGWAITGEDELALLKGLGVVPKARTIVIKSSSLGPKTSVLTIMWPEGGEEDYDLSKVNLPGEHNISNLYAAITASRLMGAKISVIQRVIERFKLPKSRLELVKTVKGVKFINDSKATNLHATLAAIRSIDAPIVLIAGGLGKGQDFSLLREQNVQNRVKAAVLMGSSAEDLKRSLGNVPCFLVNGKGDGWQKMEEAVKLAFSKAEDGDVVLLSPACASFDLFGGYEERGEAFRDAVKRL
- the murC gene encoding UDP-N-acetylmuramate--L-alanine ligase: MYRKIRKHHIHFVGIGGIGMSAIASVLLELGYKVSGSDIRHSSTIQRLVKLGAHISIGHKPENVHGADVVVTSSAVSKQNPEVLEAMRVQIPIIPRAQMLAELMRLKRFGVAVSGTHGKTSTTSMIGAVLEAANIDPTLIIGGQVKSLGTNARWGRGEFLVAEADESDGSFLYLTPSIAVVTNIEEEHLDYYKDLEHIKQTFTNFLKKVPFYGAAIICGDDPNLLECAKFIKKRTITYGVSEGNYIQAKNIQYKGYGSSFEVWKDNEFLGDITLKVPGLHNVRNSLAAIGVGLELELPFEVIRSGLERYRGVGRRFEILLDTEELTLVDDYAHHPTEIQATLKAARACFPGRRLVVLFEPHRYSRTLALMDAFQTCFDEADRLYLTEIYPASEKPIVGITGRRLASTIQQKWGGEVQFVQDPFLLPEKVMEDIKPGDVILTLGAGNMGKIGKTIAELVNEQKAIKATI